The nucleotide window TACAAGTCGAGCGCACCAGTCTCGCGTGGCAGCGGACAGGATGTTCCATCGTCGTCCTCGTGGGCGTCGGCGTACGTCTCGCCGCACATCTCGATTCCGCGTGGATCACGACAGTGGTATCCATGGTGGGTCTCGTTGCGGCCCTTGCGGTTCTGACCATCATCCGCCAGACCATGCCGGACCGGCGGGCTCTTGCCCTCGACAACGACACCGGGCAGGTGTACGTGCGGAGCACTGCCGCGACCCGGGGCCTGCTCATGAGTGCAGTCGTGGCCGCGATGGGTGCCGCCGCGCTGCTCGGCGTGCTCGCCATGGCTTTCGCCGGCCGTTGATCGCGCAGCAGAGCAGAGGCCTCGGTCCTCCTCGGCTCCGAGGCCTCCGCCCCTGGCACTACCCGGTGAACATCTGCTGCCACGCCTGCGAACGTTGCTTGACGTAGTCCGGCGTCAGTTGACCGGGGTCGGGCGACCGGATGGCTTTCGCGTCGGCTGTCGACCCCGGGATCCCCGGTAGCGCAGTGGCGACGCCGATCGCCTGCGCTGCTTGCCCTTCCGGACTGACCAGAAAATCCGCGAGCAACTGGGCCGCGTTCGGATGTGGCGCCACCGCGGTGATGTGCCCGAAGAACGGTGTGCCCCAGGACGGGTTGGGCAGCGCCCAGTCCACCGGCGCACCGGTGGCCGCCTCCTGCACGAGCGGTTGGACCATCGGCGAGACGACGACCTCGCCGGACGTCAGCGCCTGTGCGACACCGATCGCACTCGGGAAGATGCGCGGTTCGAGACCTGCCAGCTTCTCCTCGAAATCTGCACCGAAGTGCTGACCGTAGAAGTCGTAGAGGTCGACGAATGAGGCGACCCCGTTCGGGTTCACGATTCCGATCCGGCCTCGAAACTCCGGTTTCAGTACATCCTGCGGATTCGTCAGGCCGGCGGGAACGGCGTCGGTGTTCCATCCCATGCCGAAGGTCGCTGCCACGGTGAGGAAGAAGTCACCGTTGCGAATACTCGTGTCGGGCTCGTAGTCGGGATTGTCGAAGGCCGGTCCGCGCACGGACTGCGAGAAGTCGCCGGATTCGCCCGCTGACGAGATCCAGGAGGTGTCGGTGACGACGTGAACGTCAGCCGCGCCCCGACCGGTTCGATTCTCCGTCTCGATCCTCGGATTCAGGTCCGCGTCCGTACCTCGGACGAACTCCATCGTGATGCCCGGATACTTCTTGCTCCAGGCCTTCTTCACGTTCTCGAGAATCACGGAGTTCTGGCTCGAGTACAGCAGCACCGAGCCCTCTTCTTCTGCAGCCGCGACCACATCGTCCCAACTGCCCTCGACGGCCGTTGTCGTTCCCGAACTGCCACCACACGCCACTGTCGTCACCGCGACGGCAGCGGTAACTGTGGCGCACGCGAGGTGCTTGACCAGTGTTCTGACCCGCACGTTCCCTCCTTAGTTGAACTGACATCAGTTCACCAGCTACTGTAAGTGATGTCAATCACTCGGCTGTCCGAGGGTGGGTACAGCCCGATTTCCAAGGGAGCGGAATCGTGACGCGTGTCGAGAACGACCGGGGATACACCACGTACGACCCGGCAACCGCCGACCAGCTGACGTGCTCATCGGCAGATGACGTGCGTCCGATATCGCCTTGGGCGCGACGATCACTGGCGCGAGCGGTGGCCCAGCAGGCAGTCATCTACGGGCTGCCGTCGGTGTATCAGTACGCCTCGATGTGCGCGCAGTGTGCACCGGACGACGAGGAGGCACCTTGGCGACTCAACGAGCTCGAGCACGCGCGCCGACCCGCAGATGCCCGGTACCAACCTTTCCGA belongs to Gordonia sp. KTR9 and includes:
- a CDS encoding DUF202 domain-containing protein, producing MTAAGAPPPRITDGGLQVERTSLAWQRTGCSIVVLVGVGVRLAAHLDSAWITTVVSMVGLVAALAVLTIIRQTMPDRRALALDNDTGQVYVRSTAATRGLLMSAVVAAMGAAALLGVLAMAFAGR
- a CDS encoding ABC transporter substrate-binding protein, which codes for MRVRTLVKHLACATVTAAVAVTTVACGGSSGTTTAVEGSWDDVVAAAEEEGSVLLYSSQNSVILENVKKAWSKKYPGITMEFVRGTDADLNPRIETENRTGRGAADVHVVTDTSWISSAGESGDFSQSVRGPAFDNPDYEPDTSIRNGDFFLTVAATFGMGWNTDAVPAGLTNPQDVLKPEFRGRIGIVNPNGVASFVDLYDFYGQHFGADFEEKLAGLEPRIFPSAIGVAQALTSGEVVVSPMVQPLVQEAATGAPVDWALPNPSWGTPFFGHITAVAPHPNAAQLLADFLVSPEGQAAQAIGVATALPGIPGSTADAKAIRSPDPGQLTPDYVKQRSQAWQQMFTG